GAAATTTGGAAAATTCACCGTATGTTGATATAATTAAAACTACTGAAGCAGTGATAAAAACTGATTCACCTCAATATTTTCAGACTGACGGACAGATTTTGGACAGAACCAGTGAAGTTAGTATAAGCATTATAAAAAAGGCTGTCACTATCATTGTTCCATAAAAAAAGGTTGCTCGAAAAAGCAACCTTTTTTTATACAAAGCAGATAGCCATTATTTATTATCGTCAACCTCTTCAAATTCAACATCAGTAGCTTCTTCTACATCATTTGAATTATTAGCCTGTGTTCCATTACTATTGGCCGAACTTCCGCCCGAAGCAGCTTGTTGAGCCTGATATATTTCTTGTGAAGCGCTTTGCCACGTTTTGTTTAACTCATCCATTGCTGCTTCAACGGCTGGAACATCCTGTTTGCCGTACGCTTCTTTTAAACGGCCCAATGCCCCTTCAATTGCGCTTTTGTTTCCGGCAGAAATTTTATCGCCATATTCTTTGAGCTGCTTCTCGGTCTGGAAAATAAGAGAGTCAGCCTGATTTAGTTTATCAACTTTTTCTCTGGCCTGCTTATCAGATTCGGCATTTGCCTCTGCCTCCTGTTTCATCCTTTTAATTTCTTCTTCGGTTAATCCGGATGAAGCTTCAATTCTGATTTTTTGTTCTTTACCGGAAGTTTTATCCTTAGCACTTACGCTTAATATTCCATTGGCATCAATATCGAATGTTACTTCAATTTGAGGAATTCCTCTGGGTGCAGGCGCTATTCCATCTAAATGGAAACGGCCAATTGTTTTGTTATCTTTTGCCATGGGCCGTTCCCCTTGCAAAACATGAACTTCTACTGACGGCTGATTATCAGCTGCTGTTGAAAATATTTCAGATTTTTTGGCCGGAATTGTAGTATTGGCTTCAATCAATTTGGTAAACACTCCTCCCATAGTTTCAATTCCAAGAGAAAGTGGGGTTACATCAAGCAACAACACATCGTTAACTTCACCAGTCAGTACACCTCCCTGAATTGCTGCGCCAAGTGCTACCACTTCATCAGGATTCACACCTTTTGATGGTTTTTTACCAAAGAATTTCTCAACCTCTTCCTGTATTTTTGGAATTCGGGTTGACCCACCGACTAAAATCACTTCATCTATATCAGAAGTTGAGAGCCCTGCATCTTTTAGGGCAGATTTCACGGGTTTCATAGCCCTTTTTATTAACTCGTCAGCAAGTTGTTCAAATTTTGCTCGCGTTAATTTCTTAACAAGATGCTTTGGTACACCATCAACCGGCATAATGTACGGTAAATTAATATCTGTTTCCGCAGAACTGGAAAGCTCTATCTTCGCTTTTTCAGCTGCCTCTTTTAATCGTTGAAGCGCCATTGGATCTTTTTTCAAATCCACGCCTTCATCTTTCTGAAACTCTTCAGCCAGCCAATTGATAATCACATCATCAAAATTATCTCCTCCCAAATGCACATCCCCGTTGGTTGATTTTACCTCAAATACACCATCGCCAAGTTCAAGAATGGAAATATCAAATGTACCTCCACCAAGGTCGTACACAGCAACTTTCACATCTTTGTTTTTCTTATCAAGGCCATAGGCCAGTGCAGCAGCAGTAGGCTCATTGATAATTCTTTTTACCTCAAGCCCTGCTATTTGTCCAGCTTCCTTTGTTGCCTGACGTTCAGCATCGTTAAAATAGGCCGGTACAGTAATTACCGCTTCTTTAACTTCCTGTCCCAGATAATCTTCGGCGGTTGATTTCATTTTTTGCAAAATAATAGCCGATATTTCCTGAGGGGTATATGTCTTCTTGCCAATTTTAATTCTTACGGTTTCATTATCACCTGAAACCACTTCGTAAGAAATGTTTTTTAATTCTTCCCCCACATCGCCATATTTTTTACCCATAAAACGCTTTATTGAGCTTATTCCATAACAGCTACACAGGAGTTGGTTGTTCCTAAGTCAATACCTATAATTTTTCCCATATCTTGTAATATTTTATTTGTTAATACCCAGTTTTATCACTGAATTTATAATCAACTTATGTGATAAACCAATAATGATGGCATTATGACATTTTTTTGACGGCTTAGGGGCTGACAATATCAATTATCCGAAAAATCCATTAGTTCATTTGTTTTAAGAATAAGTTTTTCAAAGGATTGAACATCCATATCTTGCTTTGCCTTATTATCTAAAATATCGTTTCTTATTTCAACCGAAACCATTGACATTTCATCTAACAAATCATCCAGGTCTTTTTCAGAAATCTTTTCATATTTCGCCAGCTTAACAAACCGGATAACAAACTTATTGAACGCAACCAAAACATTTTCACCAGCAATAAAAATCATTCGTTGGCTTAAAAGCCTTAATTCTATTATATCCTCGTGGGTAATCTTTTCTTTACGCACAATATCTTCCAATTGCTTTATAAGTTCCTGGTAAATGGTCGTTTTTAAAGTTAAAAAACGAATACGTACCTCTTTGTTAAGCTCATTTTCGGTTTGTTTCCCCAGCAACGACCAGGTTGTTAGGGAAGTTATTGTGAAACCTATAATGGCTGCAAATATCTCGTATGTAAAAGGATCTGACTTTTCACTATTTAAAACCATACGCAAAATCAAATACCCAAAAAAGAGTATAATTGCTATTATTATCAGTTTTTTAAATGTGTTCATTTAATTTGGTTGTGTTTTTTCCGCATTAATACCCTTCACGGTTTTTAGAAAGAAAGTATTATTTGGTACGTTAAAGATTCCATCATCATCTTCTAATTCAGTAAACATCAGATTTATATTTACTACTGTCGCTTGTACTTCAGGGTCATACAGCTTTATTTTCGAACCTATTTTGAAAGGGTTCATTATAAAAATAAATATTCCTGAAATAATATTGCTTAAAATACTCCATACAGCAAACAACCCAATTGCTACAACAGAGAGAAAACCACCAAGATATACCCAAACATTATTTGGGTTTCCCCCCCAAATGATAAGCGTTAAAAAAATCAAAGCAATCCAAAAAGCTATAGCAATCGTTTTTCTTACCAGAAATAGACGATGCGGGTCATATGAATAAAGTGCAGAAAGCTTAATAAGTCGTTTTTTACTTAACGCTTTCAGAAGGAATACAACTATCACCAAAATAATGGTTAATGCCATCTTTATGAAATTTGAGTTCATGGAATTGAAAAAGTCTGGGTTTAAATGGAATCCATTTACATCAGATAATTTAGTTATGAGATAATTTAGGGAGCTTATAAATGAAATTTTGTATTATCTCTATCCAAACAGAAGTTATCATCATGGTAACAGTTATTACAGCTAAGGTCATTTGATAACTATAATCGCCTATTACCCCCATGGAAGCAGCCGCACTAACAAGAACAAAACTAAATTCGCCAATCTGAGATAACAAAGCTCCGGCATATATACTATCATGCCATGTACTGCCCATGCCTTTAAATATCATGGCATTTATTAAACTATTAATAACCATAACTGCAAGGGTGATTAACAATATAACACCAATGTTTTGGTATGCGAAGTGTAGGTTAAGTTGCAAACCAACTGCTAAAAAGAAAAAGGCTAAAAAGAAAACACGAAAAGGGACCAGGGCATGGTCTAACCATTGGGTGGACTTATCCTGTCCGACCAATATACCTGCCAAAAGCGCCCCCAAAGCAGCCGATAACCCAAACCAATGACTTACCTGTGCCATTCCAAAACACAAAACAAAACCCAAAAATACTTGCAAGTCGTGGTCTCGTATCAAATCATGCCTGAATGGAATTTTTATTAGTTTTTTGCGAATGGCGACATGCATAAAAATCAATATGGCCAGACCGCCAAATACTGTTCTTGCTAACTCAATGGTCTCCAATTTACCTTTGGCCATAAAGTTTAAGGTAAGCATCATTGGTACGATGAGTATATCTTGCATGATTAATACTCCGGATGTTAACAGCCCTATTTTACTTTTAATTTGCCCAGTGTTTGATAAATATTGAAAAATAATGGCAGAACTACTTAAACTGATGACAAAACTCAAAAGTATAATTACCTGCCAGGACCAATTTAAAATTTGACCTGTTATAACCATGAAAGCAAAACTGAGTAGCAACTGCGATAATGTACCCAGTAATGGTTTTTTAAAACTTTTAGAAAAGTCGGGCAGGTTAATTTCTGCTCCGATAAAAAACATGAGTAATATTACACCAAGTTCTCCAATTTCGTTAATCGTTGATGAATTTGAAATAACCCCGAACACCTCAGGCCCCAGAATGATTCCCGCTATGATATAGGCAATAAAATAAGGTTGTTTCGCCCTTTTTAATAAAAGTGCTAAAAATAA
The DNA window shown above is from Sphingobacterium thalpophilum and carries:
- a CDS encoding mechanosensitive ion channel domain-containing protein — encoded protein: MALTIILVIVVFLLKALSKKRLIKLSALYSYDPHRLFLVRKTIAIAFWIALIFLTLIIWGGNPNNVWVYLGGFLSVVAIGLFAVWSILSNIISGIFIFIMNPFKIGSKIKLYDPEVQATVVNINLMFTELEDDDGIFNVPNNTFFLKTVKGINAEKTQPN
- a CDS encoding cation:proton antiporter → MNHGLLNGLFIVSLTILFLALLLKRAKQPYFIAYIIAGIILGPEVFGVISNSSTINEIGELGVILLMFFIGAEINLPDFSKSFKKPLLGTLSQLLLSFAFMVITGQILNWSWQVIILLSFVISLSSSAIIFQYLSNTGQIKSKIGLLTSGVLIMQDILIVPMMLTLNFMAKGKLETIELARTVFGGLAILIFMHVAIRKKLIKIPFRHDLIRDHDLQVFLGFVLCFGMAQVSHWFGLSAALGALLAGILVGQDKSTQWLDHALVPFRVFFLAFFFLAVGLQLNLHFAYQNIGVILLITLAVMVINSLINAMIFKGMGSTWHDSIYAGALLSQIGEFSFVLVSAAASMGVIGDYSYQMTLAVITVTMMITSVWIEIIQNFIYKLPKLSHN
- the dnaK gene encoding molecular chaperone DnaK, producing MGKKYGDVGEELKNISYEVVSGDNETVRIKIGKKTYTPQEISAIILQKMKSTAEDYLGQEVKEAVITVPAYFNDAERQATKEAGQIAGLEVKRIINEPTAAALAYGLDKKNKDVKVAVYDLGGGTFDISILELGDGVFEVKSTNGDVHLGGDNFDDVIINWLAEEFQKDEGVDLKKDPMALQRLKEAAEKAKIELSSSAETDINLPYIMPVDGVPKHLVKKLTRAKFEQLADELIKRAMKPVKSALKDAGLSTSDIDEVILVGGSTRIPKIQEEVEKFFGKKPSKGVNPDEVVALGAAIQGGVLTGEVNDVLLLDVTPLSLGIETMGGVFTKLIEANTTIPAKKSEIFSTAADNQPSVEVHVLQGERPMAKDNKTIGRFHLDGIAPAPRGIPQIEVTFDIDANGILSVSAKDKTSGKEQKIRIEASSGLTEEEIKRMKQEAEANAESDKQAREKVDKLNQADSLIFQTEKQLKEYGDKISAGNKSAIEGALGRLKEAYGKQDVPAVEAAMDELNKTWQSASQEIYQAQQAASGGSSANSNGTQANNSNDVEEATDVEFEEVDDNK